Genomic window (Granulicella arctica):
CAGCAAGCTTCCCAACTTTGTGGAGTTGCGCGGGGGTGACTACTTCTTTCTGCCAAGCATTACCGCGCTTGGGATGCTTGCGATGGGGCTGGTTGATCCGCGGTGACGTCCTCGGGGATGCGGGCGAAGACGTAGGGGCCTTCGGGAACGAGGGCTACGCGAGCATCGGGCGGGAGGTCCATAAGGGCTGCGGCTATGGCTTCGGGCAGGGTGACAAAGCTTCGGTTTGCGAGTGCGCCGAGGCTCTCTCGTCCAATGTTCGGAGTGTAGAAGAGAAGATCGTGGGTGAGGCCGGTGAGCGCCAGCTTTTCGAGTTGCCACTGGTCGACCACTACAGGAGCCTGGCGAATCTCTTCGAGGTAGTTCTCGTAACCGGAGAAGGTGGCGAGCTTGTGTACGAACTCGGGAGAGCCTACACCCTCGGAGCACTCGCCAATGGTAAGAATCCTGCCGCCCGGCTTGACGAGGTGCGCGGCCGAGGTGAGGCCCTTGATGGCCTGGTAAAAGGTGAGGTCGAGGGGATGGCCTGCCGCGCTCGTGATCACTACATCCGCGAGACTTGTGAGCTTCTCGAGCGAGGTCTTACGGAGGAAGTCTACGCCGGCTGCGTGGGCCTGGACGGGTGACCCGGCGAAGACGCCTGAGATATCGCGCGTTTGGGTCAGAGTGACATCGAGCATGAAGTCATGGCGGGCAATGCCAGCTATTTCGAGAAGCTCCTCGTGGAGGGGATTCTCGGTGATGGAACCCTCGGTCGCCATGGGTTCGCGCATGAACTTTGGAGAGTGGATGACCTTGATGGTCTCCTGCGCGGCGAGGCCGGGAGCGACCAGCTTGCGGCCACCGGAGAAGCCGAGCATCAGGTGCTGCTCAATGAAGCCGAGGGTGATGTGCAGGTCAGCGGCCATGAAGCGTTCGTCGATGAAGATGGGGGTGCCGCGCTTTGTCTTTCCAAGGGAGCGATGATCTGCCATGGCGCGGGCGTCGTGATTGATGATGCGATAGGTTGCGGCGATCTCCGGCCCAAGAATGCTGACGATTTCTTGCCTGGTGGCTGCACGGTGAAGGCCCGTCGCGATGAGGATCGTCACACCATCAACTGGAATACCAGCGTTATGGAGACGGCGCAGTAGAGGCGGTAGGGTCAGCCAGTTTGGCGCAGGGCGGGTGATATCGCAGACGGAGATGGCGGCGGT
Coding sequences:
- the larA gene encoding nickel-dependent lactate racemase — encoded protein: MELRFAFGKEGITVSLPVGPHYEVIESRSALPLGDVSRALNQALDHPIGCPSLAVLAAGKKTAAISVCDITRPAPNWLTLPPLLRRLHNAGIPVDGVTILIATGLHRAATRQEIVSILGPEIAATYRIINHDARAMADHRSLGKTKRGTPIFIDERFMAADLHITLGFIEQHLMLGFSGGRKLVAPGLAAQETIKVIHSPKFMREPMATEGSITENPLHEELLEIAGIARHDFMLDVTLTQTRDISGVFAGSPVQAHAAGVDFLRKTSLEKLTSLADVVITSAAGHPLDLTFYQAIKGLTSAAHLVKPGGRILTIGECSEGVGSPEFVHKLATFSGYENYLEEIRQAPVVVDQWQLEKLALTGLTHDLLFYTPNIGRESLGALANRSFVTLPEAIAAALMDLPPDARVALVPEGPYVFARIPEDVTADQPAPSQASQAR